The genomic stretch CATTGTCCGCCGGGCTGGGCAAGACTATCAATCAGGTGACAGCGCAATTTGAGCAAACCCGCCTCAAATACAGTGAAAAGTCCAACAGGACCAGCACCGATAATAATGATATCAGTTTCAATAACGTTACTCATGGCTGCAAATTTACTATTTATGGGGCTTTCTTGGGAGATAAAAGTCACAAACAATTCTGACCCTGATCAGCAAAGACCTAACGCTAACAAAGTTGAGCTAAAAAGGTTCCGGAATTTGCTTCAGATCCTTTGTTTATCGATGTTTTCGAAACGGAGGAAGTAACGGGTACCCGGGGCATCGAGAATTTCAATGCTACCGTTTAGCTGGTCGGCTAAAATCCGAATGAGGTCCACCCCAAGCGTTTTATTGGAGGTATAAAAGACATCCTTCGGAAAACCAACCCCATCATCACCCACCATCAATTCAAAATTCTTACCATCACCTTTCAGGTGAAAATAAATGGTGCCTTGTTTTCTGTCGGGGAAGGCATATTTCAGTGAATTCGATACAATTTCATTCAGCAGTAATCCCAAAGGAATAATCGTATCGAAACCAAAACTTTCCGAATCAATTTTTTTATCGATGGTAATAGCCGTGTTCAATCCGTAAGTATCTACCAATTCTTTCACAAGCGTTTCCATGTATTCGCCTATGTTCACTTTGGAAAAATTCTTGGTTTCGTACAACTTCTCGTGAATGAGTGCCATACTTTTAATGCGACTTTTCGAATCTTCTATTAAAGCGAGCGACTCCGGATCTTTGATATAATCGGCATGAATATTCAAGAGAGAAACAATCACCTGCATATTGTTTTTTACACGGTGGTGAATTTCTTTCAGCAACAATTCTTTCTCTTCTTTTTGTTTCAGAATTTCACGTGTACGGATATTTACTTTTTCTTCTAAAATTTCATTGTGACGTAACACATTTCGCTGCATCAATGTATTGATGTAATAAACGCCATATACCAGGGAAATTAAAACAATTAAGAAAAACCACCAGGTTTGCCAGAAAGCAGGATCAATTTCGAATGCAAATTCGGTGTTGGATTGACTCCACAATCCATTGGCGCTTTTTGCCTTTACTTTAAAAATGTATTTCCCGGGAGGAAGATTGGAATAAGAAGCAACGGAATTAGAGGTTAATGGCGACCACTGCTTATCAAAACCTTCGAGCATGAACGAGTATTTAACGCGTTCCGGAAAATCCATACACACTCCTGTAAATGAAAATGAAATGTTGTTTTGATCGTGACGAAATACATGTCCCGCAGGAACACCAAACCAATCCAGCTCTGTCTCGTCAATATCTTTCATCCATTTATCATCGTAAAATAATTTCACACCGGTGATGTGAATAAGCGGACGTGTAAATGCATCGGGATCTTCGGATGGGTTGTATTTAATTAAACCTTTAACTGTACCAAACCAAACGCAACCATCGTCATCAACCAATACCGACTTATTGTTGCACTCAATACCTAAAAATCCTTCGCTCTTGGAGTAGTTTCGGATATTGGCGATTTGTCCGTAAGAAGTAAACCTGATTTTATCGAAACCTTTATTGGTACCAACAATCAGATCGCCTTTTTTATCTACAGCCAGAAGATAAACAGTGCCGGAAGATAATCCGTCGTTTACATCATAATTGGTAAATCGTCGTCCGTTAAAACGAGAAATACATTTATCAGTTCCCACCCAAATGTTTCCAAATTTATCTTCGGCAATTGAACTAACATACGTATTACACAGTCCTTCATCTGATCCAAAAGAGGTAAAGATTCCATCCGATAGTTTATTTAATCCTGCACCGGTACCGATGTAAATGTTTCCTTTGGAATCTTCCAGTAAAGAATGAATCCAATCGTGATTTAATCCATTTTCTTTCGTGAAGCGCTCAAACTTTTTCCCATCGAAAACCGCAAGTCCAAACCCGGCGGTACCAATCCATATTCTTCCGTCACGTGCTTGCATCAGGCAGCGGATATTATTATCGGGCAATCCGTCCTCCGTAAAGTAATTGGTAAACTTACTGCCATTATAAACCGACATTCCCTCACGGGTTCCGATTAATAAATCATTGTTTTTTAATCGCACCAATACTCTCACATTATCCGAGGGCAATCCATCTTTTCGTGTAAATTGTTTTACTTCATTTCCATCATAACGAAATAAACCTTCACTCATGGAAGCAACCCATAATGCGCCGTCATTCATTCGCACAATGGAGAAAATATCGGTTAAACCAAGTCCGGTAACCCCATTAAAATAATTAAATGCAAAACCATTAAACCGAACAGCTCCGGACCCCCTTGTTCCGAACCAGGTGCGACCCGAACTTTCGGTAAACAAACAGCCAATGTTTTCGTCGGGTAATCCATTCTGATGTGTAAAATGTAGCAATTTTCCATTGCGAAGTAAAAACACACCACTGCCAATGGTTCCAAACCACAACTGATCGAAATCGTCCTGATAAATCGAAGTGAAATCGGCATTTATAAATTCATTGTCTTCCGATAAAATGAGGGGAAGGTTCTGAACTGAATAATTCTTTTTAGAAATCTTCATCAGGTCTGCATCCGTAGCTATCCATAATGAAGTTTCATCTGAACTGATACTCCGGATGTACATCCCTTTTGTAGAGGGAATGAGCGAATATTTGTGCTGATCGTAAACAAAAATTCCTTTGTCGGTACCGATGTAAATTTTACCGTCGGCATCCTGGTAAATGACTTTTGTTTCAAAATCATTGGTTCCATCTAAATCATACAGATTCGTAAAATCGTGTTGGTCGTAAATGGTTAAACCTTCTACGGTTCCGATGAATAACTGATCAGAAAATTTATCGTACAACAAACAGGTGATTTCATTGACGGGAAGTCCTTTTGTTTTATCGTAAATTTTAAACTTGCTTCCGTTAAAGCAGGATAATCCACCCCAACTGCTTCCAATCCATAAATTCCCGTTTTTATCTTCAGCAATGCAATTAGCAATTTGTCCGGCCAAACCATCTTTCTCCTCGTATTGCAAGAATGTTTTTCCATCAAAACGTGCTACTCCACCACCCTGTGTAGCAAACCATAAAAATCCGCGTGAATCTTCCAGAATTGCATTCACTTGCGATTGAGGCAATCCCTGATCCACGGAATACTGCAAAAAATTATATTGCTGTAATCCGCTAACAGAAGACTGCGCCTTGAGCATTCCCGTAAAAAGGAATAACAAGAGATATGGAAGGAGTCGTTTCATTAATGTTTACCGCAAACACATTTAGGTGAAGCAAAAGAATTGGTTTGTGCGTTGATCTTAAATGATGAATTGCTTCCGGGCATTTCCCAGAAAAATTTCCCGCGGGGAACGTTGTAGTTTCCGACTTCATTCATGGTTTCCGGATCATATAAACGACCGTTAACCATAACGTATGAAATGCTCTCTGTATTTCTGATATTCTCCAATGGATTTTTATCCATGATGATCAAATCGGCCAATTTCCCTTTTTCAAGTGATCCAATCTGATCTTCCATGCCAATGTAATGCGCTCCATTCCATGTGGCACAACGCAGCGCTTGTAATGGCGACATTCCGCCTTGCACCAGCATCCAGATTTCCCAATGTGCACCAATACCCTGAATTTGTCCGTGAGAACCCATATTCACCTTAACACCTGCATCCGCTAATTTTTTGCAGGATTGTGAAGCGAGGATGTGTCCGTTTTCATATTCTTCATCCGGAATCATGGTGCGGTGACGGGATCTGGAGTCGATTATGGTGCGTGGCGTAAAATTGAGGAGTCGCTTTTTCTCCCACACATTATCTTTCTGGTAAAAATAAAATTCTCCATTCACTGCTCCATAAGAAACAATAAGCGTTGGTGTATAACCGGATTGACTGTTTTTCCATAATTCAACCACATCTTTATAAGCTGGTGCTACGGGAATATTGTGTTCAATTCCGGTATGACCATCCAATATCATCGTCATGTTATGATAAAACGTACTTCCACCTTCAGGAACCACCATGCAACCCAATTCGCGCGCAGCTTGTATGACCATCTGACGTTGTTCGCGTCGTGGCTGGTTATAACTCTTGACCGAGAAAGCACCAAAAGCCATGGTTCTTCGAATGGCAGATCGTGCATCATCTATAGAATTGATCGGTGCTTTAAAATCGCCATCTGCACCATACAAAATGGTACCCGTTGAAAAAACACGTGGTCCAACCATCGCTCCGGATTTCACCAATTCAGAATAAGCAAAAACCATTTCCGTATTCGATGAAGGATCGTGAGTAGTGGTTACGCCATAAGCAAGATTGGCATAATAGGGCCAATGTTTTTGCGGCGTTAAACCGCTTCTGAAATGACCCACATGCGCATGCACATCTACAAATCCGGGCATTATGGTTTTACCGGTAACATCTATCATTTTCGCATCAGCAGGAATGTTGACTTCAGTCACTGATCCTACCTCAACAATTTTATTATCCTTTACCAATACAACACCATTTTCAATCACTTCATCACCACGCATGGTGATAATACGAGCGCCTTTAAATGCGATCATACCTTTCGGACGATCCGTTGAAATTTCGAGTCCGATTTTAATTCCTGCCGTATCCGGCTTTACTGCTTCAGCGGGTGCATCCGGAAGAAAAGTAAACTTTTTATTCAATGCAACGGAATAGTATTCTTCGCCGAGTGTCCACATTAATTTCTTGCTATCACCGCTCCAGTGCATATTAATTCCTGCATCACGGGAAACCTTCATCACAGGCACATTTTCAGATCCTGCACTTAAATCCAATGCTTTCCCACTATGAGGAAATGCGGCAATATATACGTTGTGTAATTCGCGGAAAGCAACCCATTTATTATCCGGACTCGGAATAAAATCGGTAGCATATCTCGAGGTAAACAATACCTGTTCATGATTTCCGTCGAGATCTACGGATTTATATTCGACTTCAGGAAAACTATTTGCATAGAAAAACAATTCTTTTCCATCGGCAGAAAACATCGGGCTTTCACCATAAGGATACACCCATGTTGATTTTCCGCCATTGGCATCCATTCTAAAAATTCCCGTTTCGCTACCATAGGTAAATCCCTGATCGTCATTTCCACCCTCGGTCCAGTAAACAATTTGTTTACCATCCGGCGAGAATTTTGGTTGACGATAAATTCCGCGTGCCGATGTAAGTGCTGTAGATTTTCCGGATTTGAAATCGTATTTCATAATGTAACCGGCTTTTTCATCATTCCAGGTTACATATACCAATTGCGTTCCATCCGGCGAAAAGCAAGGTTCAAATTCATGATCAGTTCCTTTTGTTAAACGAACAGGTTTCCCTCCGGAAAGATCTTTTTTCCATAAATATCCAACGGCATTAAACACAACGGTTTTCCCATCGGGAGAAGTGATTAAATGGCGGATTACTTTTGCGGTAAACTTATCCGGATCTATATTTCTGCGGAAGCGTAATGCGTCCTGAATTTTTTGTTGAACGTTTACTTTAAATGGAATTTCTTCGATGTTATTTTGCTGAGCGCCCATGGGACCGGAATTCGCCTGATCCACTTTTATTTTTACAATTTTACCGCCGGACCAAATCACAATTTGCCGATCGTCGGGGGTCCAGCTATAACCGGTATACACACCAAAAATCGCCCAGGCTTCCTGTTGATCTTTACTTAGTCCGTCATAAACCATCCATTCTTGGCCCGATTCAAGATCGCGAACCATTAAAACCGTTTTGGTTCTGATTCTGCGAACGAATGCCAGTTTTTTTCCTGAGTGGGAAATCTGTGGACGAATTGCTCCTCCTGAGCCACCGATAAAATTTTCGAGCGTCCCCTTTTTAAAATTATAACGA from Flavobacteriales bacterium encodes the following:
- a CDS encoding amidohydrolase family protein produces the protein MKIKTFFLCLLWAATATAQSDDKKWDVTQPQGPLKEISFSTTEGTWMNLDVSPDGSSVVFDLLGDIYIMPFSGGEARLLRGGHAWEIQPRFSPDGKKISFTSDAGGGDNIWVMNADGSNAHQVTKENFRLLNNAVWTPDGNYLIARKHFTATRSLGAGEMWMYHISGGEGIQLTKRKNDQQDVNEPCVSPDGKWLYFSEDVYPGGYFQYNKDPNSQIYIIRRYNFKKGTLENFIGGSGGAIRPQISHSGKKLAFVRRIRTKTVLMVRDLESGQEWMVYDGLSKDQQEAWAIFGVYTGYSWTPDDRQIVIWSGGKIVKIKVDQANSGPMGAQQNNIEEIPFKVNVQQKIQDALRFRRNIDPDKFTAKVIRHLITSPDGKTVVFNAVGYLWKKDLSGGKPVRLTKGTDHEFEPCFSPDGTQLVYVTWNDEKAGYIMKYDFKSGKSTALTSARGIYRQPKFSPDGKQIVYWTEGGNDDQGFTYGSETGIFRMDANGGKSTWVYPYGESPMFSADGKELFFYANSFPEVEYKSVDLDGNHEQVLFTSRYATDFIPSPDNKWVAFRELHNVYIAAFPHSGKALDLSAGSENVPVMKVSRDAGINMHWSGDSKKLMWTLGEEYYSVALNKKFTFLPDAPAEAVKPDTAGIKIGLEISTDRPKGMIAFKGARIITMRGDEVIENGVVLVKDNKIVEVGSVTEVNIPADAKMIDVTGKTIMPGFVDVHAHVGHFRSGLTPQKHWPYYANLAYGVTTTHDPSSNTEMVFAYSELVKSGAMVGPRVFSTGTILYGADGDFKAPINSIDDARSAIRRTMAFGAFSVKSYNQPRREQRQMVIQAARELGCMVVPEGGSTFYHNMTMILDGHTGIEHNIPVAPAYKDVVELWKNSQSGYTPTLIVSYGAVNGEFYFYQKDNVWEKKRLLNFTPRTIIDSRSRHRTMIPDEEYENGHILASQSCKKLADAGVKVNMGSHGQIQGIGAHWEIWMLVQGGMSPLQALRCATWNGAHYIGMEDQIGSLEKGKLADLIIMDKNPLENIRNTESISYVMVNGRLYDPETMNEVGNYNVPRGKFFWEMPGSNSSFKINAQTNSFASPKCVCGKH